A region of Hydrogenimonas cancrithermarum DNA encodes the following proteins:
- the eno gene encoding phosphopyruvate hydratase produces MVFIDDIRADEVMDSRGNPTVRATVRLSDGTSADAIVPSGASTGKREALELRDGGDRYMGKGVLTACENVNIKIADELIGLSPYNQSEVDAIMKEIDGTDNYGNLGANAVLGVSMAVARAAAKSLNMALYRYLGGANALVMPTPMLNIINGGSHADNSVDFQEYMIMPTGFDEFSEALRASAEVYHNLKKILHETGHSTALGDEGGFAPNLSSNEEPIQVIMQAIEKAGYKPGEQIAIALDVASSELVAEGGYRLESENRTLSSEELVEYYEELIAKYPIVSIEDGLSEDDWDGWKVLTERLGCKVQLVGDDLFVTNASILNEGISKGIANSILIKPNQIGSVSETMQTVRLAQRNGYTCVMSHRSGESEDSFIADFAVALNTGQIKTGSTARSERIAKYNRLLAIERELGYFEYLGREIFG; encoded by the coding sequence ATGGTTTTTATTGACGATATCAGAGCCGACGAGGTCATGGACAGTAGGGGGAACCCGACGGTACGCGCGACGGTGCGCCTGAGCGACGGAACAAGCGCCGATGCGATCGTTCCAAGTGGTGCGAGCACCGGAAAACGCGAAGCGCTCGAGCTGCGTGACGGAGGAGACCGCTATATGGGCAAAGGGGTGTTGACCGCGTGCGAAAACGTCAACATCAAAATCGCCGATGAACTGATCGGTCTCAGCCCGTACAATCAGAGCGAAGTCGATGCGATCATGAAAGAGATCGACGGGACCGACAATTACGGTAATCTCGGCGCCAATGCGGTACTGGGTGTTTCGATGGCGGTCGCGCGTGCGGCGGCAAAGAGCCTCAATATGGCGCTCTACCGCTACCTCGGTGGCGCCAATGCGCTGGTTATGCCGACGCCGATGCTCAACATCATCAATGGCGGAAGCCATGCCGACAACAGCGTCGACTTCCAGGAATACATGATCATGCCGACCGGTTTCGACGAGTTTTCCGAAGCGCTCCGTGCAAGTGCCGAGGTCTACCACAATCTCAAAAAGATCCTTCACGAGACAGGCCATAGCACTGCACTGGGTGACGAGGGCGGTTTCGCGCCGAACCTCTCCAGCAACGAGGAGCCGATCCAGGTGATCATGCAGGCGATCGAAAAGGCGGGCTACAAGCCGGGCGAGCAGATCGCGATCGCACTCGACGTCGCCAGTAGCGAGCTGGTCGCCGAAGGTGGTTACCGACTCGAGAGCGAAAACAGGACGCTCAGCAGCGAAGAGCTCGTCGAATATTACGAAGAGCTCATCGCGAAGTATCCGATCGTCAGCATCGAAGACGGTCTGAGCGAAGATGACTGGGACGGGTGGAAAGTGCTGACCGAGCGTCTGGGCTGCAAAGTTCAGCTCGTCGGTGACGATCTTTTCGTCACCAACGCTTCCATCCTGAATGAAGGGATCAGCAAAGGAATCGCCAACTCGATCCTGATCAAGCCGAACCAGATCGGTTCGGTTTCCGAAACGATGCAGACGGTCCGCCTCGCGCAGCGCAACGGCTACACCTGTGTCATGAGCCACCGAAGCGGGGAGAGTGAAGACAGTTTCATCGCCGATTTCGCCGTCGCGCTCAACACCGGCCAGATCAAAACCGGATCGACGGCGCGCAGCGAGCGTATCGCGAAGTACAACCGCCTTCTCGCCATCGAGCGTGAGCTCGGCTACTTCGAATACCTTGGCCGAGAGATCTTCGGATAA
- the recA gene encoding recombinase RecA yields the protein MDIDPNKQKALDVAIKQIDKAFGKGALVRLGDKEIEPIEAISTGSLGLDMALGIGGVPRGRIIEIYGPESSGKTTLALQIISEAQKNNSICAFIDAEHALDVRYAKNLGVDVENLLVSQPDFGEQALDIVETIARSGAVDVIVVDSVAALTPKAEIEGDMGDTHVGLQARLMSQALRKLTGVLHKMETTVIFINQIRMKIGTMGYGSPETTTGGNALKFYASVRVDVRRIATLKQGENQIGNRVKAKVVKNKVAPPFRIAEFDIMFGEGISKEGEIIDYGVKLDIIDKSGSWFSYKETKLGQGRENAKQTLKENRELAEQIEEEIKQALGIGSKMLEMSEEEIKSAGEE from the coding sequence ATGGACATCGATCCGAATAAACAGAAAGCGTTGGACGTCGCGATCAAACAGATCGACAAGGCGTTCGGCAAAGGGGCGCTCGTTCGCCTCGGCGACAAGGAGATCGAACCGATCGAAGCGATCAGCACCGGTTCTCTGGGGCTCGATATGGCACTCGGTATCGGCGGCGTGCCGCGCGGGCGTATCATCGAAATCTACGGGCCGGAGAGTTCCGGTAAGACGACACTGGCGCTGCAGATTATCTCCGAGGCGCAGAAAAACAACAGTATATGTGCCTTCATAGACGCGGAACATGCGCTTGACGTGCGCTACGCGAAGAACTTGGGAGTCGATGTCGAAAACCTGTTGGTGAGCCAGCCCGACTTCGGGGAGCAGGCGCTCGATATCGTCGAGACGATCGCACGAAGCGGTGCGGTCGACGTCATCGTCGTCGACTCGGTCGCGGCGCTGACACCCAAGGCCGAGATCGAGGGTGACATGGGCGATACCCACGTCGGCTTGCAGGCACGTCTGATGAGCCAGGCGCTTCGAAAACTGACAGGCGTGCTCCACAAAATGGAGACGACGGTCATCTTCATCAACCAGATCCGTATGAAGATCGGTACGATGGGGTATGGAAGCCCGGAGACGACGACCGGCGGTAACGCCCTGAAGTTCTACGCTTCCGTTCGTGTCGACGTGCGCCGTATCGCGACGCTGAAACAGGGTGAAAACCAGATCGGAAACCGCGTCAAGGCCAAAGTGGTCAAAAACAAGGTGGCGCCTCCGTTCAGGATCGCCGAGTTCGACATCATGTTCGGCGAGGGGATCAGCAAAGAGGGCGAGATCATCGATTACGGTGTGAAACTCGACATTATCGATAAAAGCGGTTCGTGGTTCAGTTACAAAGAGACGAAGCTGGGCCAGGGACGCGAAAACGCCAAACAGACACTCAAAGAGAACCGGGAGCTTGCGGAACAGATCGAAGAGGAGATCAAGCAGGCGCTCGGTATCGGGAGCAAGATGCTCGAAATGAGCGAAGAAGAGATTAAATCAGCTGGAGAGGAGTAA
- a CDS encoding menaquinone biosynthesis family protein produces MYYAVKFGWVSTPAPFENIALDIETLNEAAIAGTYDVTAISFALYPKIRDDFALLRTAVSFGEGYGPKLIKPKGKRLRRNFKVALSGRHTTNAMLFRIAYPEARIVYKNFLEIEKAVLEGEVDAGVLIHESILDFDESLEVEREIWDIWQELAGKTLPLPLGGMALRRSIPLTRAIAVEKALIKAVDVANTHRGLLAKMLLERDLVRIDAPTLDRYLDLYANDKSVTMDETQLEALDRLFRIGYDHGFYECPIHAEDFMIPHEYLEARNS; encoded by the coding sequence ATGTACTACGCTGTCAAGTTCGGATGGGTTTCGACACCGGCACCGTTCGAAAATATCGCACTCGACATCGAAACACTCAACGAAGCGGCGATCGCGGGCACCTACGACGTCACGGCGATCAGCTTCGCGCTCTACCCGAAAATCCGTGACGACTTCGCGCTCCTTCGCACCGCCGTGAGTTTCGGCGAGGGGTACGGCCCAAAGCTCATCAAACCCAAAGGGAAACGACTGCGCCGAAACTTCAAAGTGGCACTCAGCGGCCGCCACACGACCAATGCGATGCTCTTTCGCATCGCCTACCCCGAAGCGCGTATCGTCTACAAAAACTTTCTGGAGATCGAAAAGGCGGTACTCGAGGGTGAAGTGGACGCCGGCGTACTGATCCACGAAAGTATCCTCGATTTCGACGAAAGCCTCGAAGTGGAACGCGAAATCTGGGATATCTGGCAGGAACTCGCAGGCAAAACGCTGCCGCTGCCGCTCGGGGGCATGGCTCTGCGCCGCTCCATTCCGCTGACGCGTGCCATCGCCGTCGAAAAGGCACTGATCAAAGCGGTCGACGTCGCCAACACCCACCGCGGCCTTCTGGCGAAAATGCTTCTGGAACGCGATCTCGTACGCATCGACGCCCCCACGCTCGACAGATACCTCGACCTCTACGCCAACGACAAATCGGTGACGATGGACGAAACCCAGCTCGAAGCCCTCGACCGCCTCTTTCGGATCGGCTACGACCACGGATTCTACGAATGCCCGATCCACGCCGAAGATTTCATGATTCCGCATGAATATTTGGAAGCGAGAAACTCATGA
- the fliQ gene encoding flagellar biosynthesis protein FliQ: MEAQFIALGVETLKVALILSLPMLLAGLIAGLAISIFQATTQINEMTLSFIPKIIIVALVMIITMPWMMNTMIDFTTRLFDMIKDFAF; encoded by the coding sequence GTGGAAGCCCAATTCATCGCTCTCGGGGTCGAAACGCTCAAGGTCGCCCTTATTCTCTCACTGCCGATGTTGCTCGCAGGTCTCATCGCCGGACTGGCCATCAGCATTTTCCAGGCGACGACCCAGATCAACGAGATGACGCTCAGTTTCATTCCGAAAATCATCATCGTCGCACTCGTCATGATCATCACGATGCCGTGGATGATGAATACGATGATCGACTTCACGACCCGCCTCTTCGATATGATCAAGGATTTCGCCTTTTGA
- a CDS encoding UDP-N-acetylmuramate dehydrogenase — protein sequence MRKRQIDFSKFSSIKIGPTVDVAVLEKGDNPPEDHTLVGHANNLLVGPTPPPLMMLGKDFDYLRIEGERLIIGAATPTGKILSFCKKHDIGGFEYVAKLPGTLGGMLAMNAGVKSHETFDTLVEISTNEGTFPKTAIAHGYRFAKLPGVAYEASFLFKKGFDTALAEELLRLRNNQPKEPSAGSAFKNPPGDYAGRLIEAAGLKGYRIGNMAWSGMHANFLVNLGGGTFDEAMELITLAQSRVASIFGITLELELKIINNSH from the coding sequence TTGAGAAAACGGCAGATCGACTTCTCGAAATTCTCAAGCATCAAGATCGGTCCAACCGTCGATGTCGCCGTCCTTGAAAAAGGGGACAACCCACCCGAAGACCACACCCTTGTCGGTCATGCCAACAACCTCCTGGTGGGCCCGACCCCACCCCCGCTGATGATGCTCGGAAAAGATTTCGACTACCTTCGAATCGAAGGTGAACGATTGATCATAGGTGCCGCCACGCCGACGGGGAAAATTCTCTCGTTTTGCAAAAAGCACGATATCGGGGGCTTCGAGTATGTCGCGAAACTTCCAGGCACACTGGGCGGAATGCTGGCGATGAACGCCGGGGTCAAATCGCATGAAACCTTCGACACTCTCGTGGAGATCTCGACAAACGAGGGAACGTTCCCAAAAACGGCGATAGCGCACGGTTACCGCTTCGCGAAGCTGCCGGGTGTCGCCTACGAAGCGTCGTTCCTCTTCAAAAAAGGGTTCGATACCGCACTGGCCGAGGAGCTGCTTCGGCTGAGGAACAATCAGCCGAAAGAGCCGAGTGCCGGAAGCGCTTTCAAAAATCCGCCGGGCGATTATGCCGGACGGCTCATCGAAGCGGCCGGCCTCAAAGGGTACCGCATCGGAAATATGGCCTGGAGCGGTATGCACGCCAACTTTCTCGTCAATCTCGGCGGCGGCACCTTCGACGAAGCGATGGAGTTGATAACACTCGCCCAAAGCCGTGTCGCCTCCATTTTCGGCATTACCCTCGAACTCGAACTCAAAATAATTAATAACTCTCATTAA
- a CDS encoding YeeE/YedE thiosulfate transporter family protein: MPRKISWFTGGILMALLILFTFSIWGADRPIGASTYVPYFASIIFGLDPEQYEYVAEVEKAGAWEGVMLIGAFLGGLFMSIFVTKTFRFSVLPALWKERKNHSVASRLFWSFTAGFIMIVGARLAGGCTSGHFLSGASQIAVSGLIFGGITMATVIITGRLFYKRKGA; this comes from the coding sequence ATGCCACGGAAAATATCCTGGTTTACAGGCGGCATTTTGATGGCGCTGCTGATTCTCTTTACCTTTTCGATCTGGGGCGCCGACCGACCAATCGGTGCTTCGACCTACGTTCCCTACTTTGCAAGCATCATCTTCGGACTTGATCCCGAGCAGTATGAGTATGTTGCGGAAGTGGAAAAAGCGGGGGCATGGGAAGGTGTCATGCTCATCGGTGCCTTTCTCGGTGGTCTCTTCATGTCGATTTTCGTCACCAAAACCTTCCGGTTCAGCGTCCTCCCGGCGCTGTGGAAAGAGCGTAAAAACCATTCGGTCGCGTCCCGTCTTTTCTGGAGTTTCACCGCCGGCTTCATCATGATCGTCGGTGCGCGCCTGGCGGGTGGATGCACCAGCGGTCACTTTCTCTCCGGTGCCAGCCAGATCGCCGTAAGCGGTCTGATCTTCGGCGGTATCACGATGGCGACGGTGATCATCACCGGCCGGCTCTTCTATAAAAGAAAGGGAGCGTGA
- a CDS encoding YeeE/YedE thiosulfate transporter family protein: MIDRFVHMFEIVAQEGHGNVWLVLFIGFVFGAIIQWSRVDKFEKIAGFAMLEDMTVPKLLFFAIGLASIGLYFMIEAGYAHYHVKPIMLGGIVIGAVLFGIAMAIFGKCPGTGPISVAEGRIDVLVGAIGGIFGGLFFTMAYPWLKQIMGPDYGELTLPELFHGHESTVVLLYGIALIAVAFLIPNIEYLDPEDHEEKAEI; this comes from the coding sequence ATGATCGATCGATTTGTCCATATGTTCGAAATCGTCGCACAGGAGGGGCACGGCAATGTCTGGCTGGTCCTTTTCATCGGCTTCGTCTTCGGCGCGATCATCCAGTGGTCGCGTGTCGACAAGTTCGAAAAGATCGCCGGATTTGCGATGCTCGAGGATATGACGGTGCCGAAACTTCTCTTTTTCGCCATCGGCTTGGCGAGTATCGGTCTCTATTTCATGATAGAAGCGGGATACGCCCACTACCATGTCAAACCGATCATGCTCGGGGGTATCGTTATCGGCGCCGTTCTTTTCGGTATCGCGATGGCGATTTTCGGAAAGTGCCCCGGAACCGGCCCCATCTCGGTGGCGGAAGGGCGCATCGACGTTCTCGTGGGAGCGATCGGCGGAATATTCGGCGGCCTCTTTTTCACGATGGCGTACCCATGGCTCAAACAGATCATGGGCCCGGACTACGGCGAACTGACCCTCCCCGAACTTTTCCACGGGCATGAATCGACGGTCGTGCTTCTTTATGGCATTGCCCTCATCGCTGTCGCTTTTCTGATTCCCAACATCGAGTATCTCGATCCGGAAGATCACGAAGAGAAAGCGGAAATTTAA
- a CDS encoding SpoIIAA family protein, with product MQIKTHGIHIELMQVDDSAYVEFKLIGKLTHEDYETFVPFIESAVRNLPPKRLNILIDMTHFEGWTLEAAWDDFRFGLELRKDINKMAVVGDKTWEALFAKMADWLIAGKAKFFHSAEEARTWLMQS from the coding sequence ATGCAGATCAAAACCCACGGAATTCACATCGAACTGATGCAGGTCGACGATAGCGCCTATGTCGAGTTCAAACTTATCGGAAAACTGACACATGAAGATTACGAGACCTTTGTGCCCTTTATCGAAAGTGCCGTCCGGAACCTTCCGCCAAAGCGTCTCAATATCCTCATCGATATGACCCATTTCGAAGGATGGACGCTCGAAGCGGCATGGGACGACTTCAGATTCGGACTCGAACTCCGGAAAGATATCAACAAAATGGCGGTTGTCGGCGATAAAACATGGGAAGCGCTCTTCGCCAAAATGGCCGACTGGCTCATCGCAGGGAAAGCGAAATTTTTCCACTCTGCCGAGGAGGCGCGCACTTGGCTGATGCAGAGTTGA
- the tpx gene encoding thiol peroxidase — MATTKLKGNEVKLAGNEVNVGDKAPEVTVVNAEGLADKKVGGAQDKVQLLVVVPSLDTPVCAAETRKFNEKAAEIEGVDTTVISMDLPFAAGRFCSAEGIENLTVASDFRNKDFANAYGVLIAEGPLAGVTARAIFVVDKDGTIVYKQLVPEITEEPEYEEALEAAKAAASK, encoded by the coding sequence ATGGCAACTACTAAGCTCAAAGGTAACGAAGTCAAACTGGCTGGTAACGAAGTAAACGTTGGAGACAAAGCTCCGGAAGTAACCGTTGTAAACGCGGAAGGTCTTGCAGACAAAAAAGTCGGCGGTGCACAGGACAAAGTTCAACTTCTCGTTGTCGTTCCTTCGCTCGATACGCCGGTATGTGCGGCTGAAACACGCAAATTCAACGAGAAAGCTGCTGAAATCGAAGGTGTCGATACGACTGTTATCTCTATGGACCTTCCGTTCGCTGCAGGACGTTTCTGCTCTGCTGAAGGTATCGAAAACCTGACGGTCGCTTCTGACTTCCGTAACAAAGATTTCGCGAACGCTTACGGCGTACTTATCGCTGAAGGCCCGCTTGCAGGCGTAACTGCACGTGCGATCTTCGTTGTCGACAAAGACGGTACGATCGTCTATAAGCAACTGGTTCCTGAAATTACAGAAGAGCCGGAATACGAAGAAGCACTCGAAGCTGCAAAAGCCGCTGCGAGCAAGTAA
- the tsaD gene encoding tRNA (adenosine(37)-N6)-threonylcarbamoyltransferase complex transferase subunit TsaD encodes MILSIESSCDDSSIAVTDIVTKEILFHRKISQEAEHAKYGGVVPELASRLHAVDLPKLLEEAKPYLDDLKAVAVTNAPGLSVTLLEGVAMAQALSIAKGLPIIPINHLKAHIYSLFIEKEAIFPMLVLLISGGHTMVLDVESFDEITVVATTMDDSFGESFDKVAKMMGLGYPGGPVIEKLAQKGDPDRFPMPIPLQHSPKIAFSYSGIKNAVRLVVEANQPLDEQTKADIAASFQKAAIAHLMQKTKKIFATLKPKDFAIVGGASANMAVREAFANLCARFDCNLHLADLQYCSDNAAMVGRCAIDAYYMERFSDALTIEVSPRTDNIS; translated from the coding sequence ATGATTTTAAGCATCGAAAGCAGCTGCGACGACAGTTCGATCGCCGTGACCGATATCGTTACGAAAGAGATTCTCTTTCACCGGAAAATTTCCCAAGAGGCGGAACACGCCAAATATGGTGGTGTCGTACCGGAGCTTGCGAGTCGATTGCATGCGGTCGATCTGCCGAAACTTCTGGAGGAGGCGAAACCCTATCTCGACGACCTCAAAGCGGTGGCCGTCACCAACGCCCCGGGCCTGTCGGTGACACTGCTCGAAGGGGTGGCGATGGCACAGGCACTCAGCATTGCCAAGGGACTGCCGATCATCCCGATCAACCATCTCAAGGCGCATATCTACTCGCTTTTCATCGAAAAAGAGGCGATCTTCCCGATGCTGGTGCTGCTCATTTCGGGTGGCCATACGATGGTGCTCGATGTCGAAAGCTTCGATGAGATCACGGTGGTCGCGACGACGATGGACGATAGCTTCGGAGAGAGTTTCGATAAAGTGGCGAAGATGATGGGATTGGGATACCCCGGCGGTCCGGTCATCGAAAAGCTGGCACAAAAGGGTGACCCCGACCGATTCCCAATGCCGATTCCCTTGCAGCACTCGCCAAAAATCGCCTTCAGCTACTCCGGTATCAAAAACGCCGTCAGGCTTGTCGTCGAAGCGAACCAGCCTCTCGACGAACAGACCAAAGCCGACATCGCCGCCAGTTTCCAGAAAGCGGCGATTGCCCATCTGATGCAGAAAACGAAGAAGATATTTGCAACGCTGAAGCCGAAAGATTTCGCCATCGTCGGTGGGGCGAGTGCCAACATGGCCGTTCGTGAAGCGTTCGCCAACCTCTGTGCGAGGTTTGACTGCAACCTGCATCTTGCCGACTTGCAGTACTGCTCCGACAATGCCGCGATGGTAGGGCGCTGCGCGATCGATGCCTACTATATGGAGCGTTTTTCCGACGCGCTGACGATCGAGGTTTCGCCAAGAACGGATAATATTTCTTAA
- a CDS encoding RBBP9/YdeN family alpha/beta hydrolase, whose product MKRDKRLLLHGWGGSDYPHWQAWLAGELAKAYGTVSFPLIQHPHFPHLNRWKKEVKAYLADFRPHTVICHSLANTLWFHLCNEGEIEPVEKLILVAPPRLDCEIETIKSFFPVEAPKNLFAKSATLVVSTNDPYMPLEEAWRLQEALGIPMKVIENAGHINAESGYGEWPWILEYLQTGMICSEEEGVNR is encoded by the coding sequence GTGAAACGCGATAAGAGACTGCTTCTGCATGGTTGGGGCGGCAGCGACTATCCGCACTGGCAGGCGTGGCTGGCCGGTGAACTGGCCAAAGCGTACGGCACTGTCAGTTTTCCGCTTATTCAGCATCCCCATTTTCCACACCTGAACCGCTGGAAAAAAGAGGTTAAGGCGTATTTGGCGGATTTCAGGCCGCATACCGTCATCTGCCACTCGCTCGCCAACACCCTCTGGTTTCACCTCTGCAACGAAGGCGAGATCGAACCGGTCGAAAAGCTGATTCTCGTCGCACCGCCCAGGCTCGACTGCGAAATCGAGACGATCAAGAGTTTCTTTCCGGTCGAAGCCCCGAAAAACCTTTTCGCCAAAAGCGCCACGCTCGTCGTCTCGACGAACGATCCCTATATGCCTCTCGAAGAGGCGTGGAGGTTACAGGAGGCGTTGGGCATTCCCATGAAGGTGATCGAAAACGCCGGCCATATCAATGCCGAAAGCGGCTACGGGGAGTGGCCATGGATTCTGGAGTATCTACAAACGGGCATGATATGCTCCGAGGAAGAAGGTGTAAATAGATGA
- the dxr gene encoding 1-deoxy-D-xylulose-5-phosphate reductoisomerase: protein MVLLGSTGSIGVNTLAVAERFNIRVEVLVAGNNIALLKEQIVKFQPCFVSVATKELAEQIDHPRVFWGEEGIVKAIRNSSSSIVVNALVGFLGLRPTIVAIEEGKTVALANKESLVAAGAFIDPKHLRPIDSEHFGLWYLLNGRIPKKMTITASGGAFRDWPIEKIEHATLENALKHPNWSMGAKITIDSATMTNKLFELLEARWLYGCENVDAIIEPKSVIHALVEFADGATTAQMAHPDMKLPIAYALMQEVNVPVLEPVDLLRVGSLEFREIIPDRYPIWAIKEDLLKHPKRGVVVNAANEAAITKFVEGRIAFGDLPRLTIAAYEHFSGVDPQSIDEVFEIDREVRRWCETR from the coding sequence GTGGTACTGTTGGGTTCGACCGGTTCCATCGGGGTCAATACACTGGCGGTGGCGGAGCGGTTCAACATCCGTGTCGAAGTTTTGGTCGCCGGCAACAACATCGCACTGCTCAAAGAGCAGATTGTGAAATTTCAGCCCTGTTTCGTCTCGGTTGCGACCAAAGAGTTGGCCGAACAGATCGACCATCCCAGAGTTTTCTGGGGTGAAGAGGGGATCGTAAAGGCGATCCGCAACAGCAGTTCGTCCATCGTCGTCAATGCACTGGTCGGTTTCCTGGGCCTTCGTCCGACGATCGTCGCGATCGAAGAGGGCAAGACGGTGGCACTGGCCAACAAAGAGTCGTTGGTGGCGGCGGGAGCTTTTATCGATCCCAAACATCTGCGCCCCATCGACAGCGAGCACTTCGGTCTTTGGTACCTGCTGAATGGCCGAATACCCAAAAAGATGACGATTACCGCCAGTGGCGGCGCCTTCCGTGATTGGCCGATCGAAAAAATCGAGCATGCGACACTCGAAAACGCCCTGAAACATCCTAACTGGAGTATGGGGGCGAAGATTACGATCGACAGCGCCACGATGACCAACAAACTCTTCGAGCTCCTCGAGGCACGCTGGTTGTATGGCTGCGAAAACGTCGATGCGATCATCGAGCCCAAATCGGTCATTCATGCCCTCGTCGAATTTGCCGACGGTGCGACGACGGCGCAGATGGCCCATCCGGACATGAAATTGCCGATCGCCTACGCCCTGATGCAGGAGGTGAACGTTCCGGTGCTCGAACCGGTCGATCTGCTCAGGGTCGGTTCGCTGGAGTTTCGCGAAATCATCCCCGACCGCTACCCGATCTGGGCCATCAAAGAGGATTTGCTGAAACACCCCAAACGGGGTGTCGTCGTCAATGCCGCCAATGAAGCGGCGATCACGAAATTTGTGGAGGGGAGGATCGCTTTCGGCGATTTGCCTAGGCTTACGATTGCTGCGTATGAACACTTCAGCGGTGTCGACCCGCAGAGTATCGATGAGGTTTTCGAAATCGACCGTGAAGTGAGGAGATGGTGTGAAACGCGATAA
- a CDS encoding phosphatidate cytidylyltransferase gives MGLFSIVSENKTRFLTGAVLVAVVVSIGLIDNFFLIWLFLGIVYLFSFYEAMRLFGVESDNQMYAYAVAIWLLALIYPNPDDLFFLIAVIFASLLAYTREFDKKLFLPFLYPTASFLFLLALYHDFGVGSLFWLLVVVALTDIGAYFTGKLAGRRPFCPTSPNKTIEGVVGGVLIATFAGFFAGSVLVDWPQALLISLGVSVASIFGDLFESYLKREAGVKDSGDLLPGHGGALDRVDGYLFGGIVMVLLLRGLI, from the coding sequence ATGGGTCTTTTCTCCATCGTTTCCGAAAACAAAACACGCTTTCTGACAGGGGCCGTGCTTGTCGCGGTCGTCGTTTCGATCGGTTTGATCGACAACTTTTTCCTGATATGGCTCTTTTTGGGCATCGTCTATCTCTTCTCCTTTTACGAGGCGATGCGTCTCTTCGGTGTAGAGAGTGACAATCAGATGTACGCCTATGCCGTGGCGATATGGCTTCTGGCGCTCATCTACCCCAATCCCGACGACCTCTTTTTTCTTATCGCCGTCATTTTCGCTTCGCTGCTGGCCTATACCAGGGAGTTCGACAAGAAACTCTTTTTGCCCTTTCTCTATCCGACGGCGTCGTTTCTCTTTCTGCTGGCTCTCTACCACGATTTCGGCGTCGGATCGCTCTTTTGGCTTCTCGTGGTCGTGGCGCTAACCGATATCGGCGCCTACTTTACCGGTAAGCTGGCCGGCCGTCGCCCTTTCTGTCCCACGTCCCCCAACAAGACGATCGAAGGGGTGGTCGGCGGTGTGCTGATCGCCACTTTCGCGGGCTTTTTCGCAGGCAGTGTGCTTGTCGACTGGCCACAGGCGCTGCTTATTTCGCTTGGCGTTTCGGTGGCGTCGATTTTCGGCGACCTTTTCGAAAGCTACCTCAAGCGGGAGGCCGGTGTCAAAGACAGCGGCGACCTTTTGCCGGGCCATGGCGGTGCGCTCGATCGTGTCGACGGCTATCTTTTTGGCGGTATTGTGATGGTGTTGCTGCTGAGGGGGCTCATCTAA